DNA sequence from the Electrophorus electricus isolate fEleEle1 chromosome 19, fEleEle1.pri, whole genome shotgun sequence genome:
tttgaccctttaaataatactacaaccagacttccaggcacaagaggtcacacagtcatgcctagcaaagtagctctgggcctgggcagaccatgcagtttgaccctttagatAATACTAAAACAGacttcaaggcccaagaggtcacacagtcatgcccagcaaagtagctctgggcatgggcacacttcacgcagtttgaccctttgaccatttttttcagatttcaccacgttattacgaacgtggatacgttatcttagaattataagcagtgtgagatgtcaAGCTAagtgaagcacatgtgcagaatttctaacaatagcctgttttgtatagcctggctaactgaccaatcggtgaaattaaatgtggttgctgagcctgtCGCAGCTGGGtcaattaatttgatttcattgtgtttaattttgaactcagctgcgtgccatgagacacaagttaatctgagcattttttgttttaatgccgacttaacctagccatgttttacagttatcttgaaataattgaggttcatcgctagagggtgctgttcatcttttttttttcttttttttttcttttttgtattatcgatcaggaaaaaactataaaatagatgaagtggacgttttctatgtatcatatggaatttgagtatatgagtgaatgttactatgtaaatgtataagaatttgtggataaaattatgagattatttataatcaaacaactacactatacaaccacttcttccttttatttacatattatacagatatttacattttatttacagagcagctcctcactggtttggctcagaagcttcttttcgatgtcctctttctccaggtactcctgcaggttaggcatctcctccgccaaccgcctgagggcagaagagacgtggtgtgaagcgtagcctgctgttaaaggctacagatatagtacatctgtgaggctaaccgcacttattatatgaagccttacagaggtcatatggaatgatctcattcgatcaaccctaatgtaacccttacaaactttcatcaactcatttgaataacactaCCATAGCCCTTAAGAactttcctaaaatgttttaggatgttctgaacagattatctcttaaaggttaaatcccttgcaggtcttagtcctgctcatcccacatgctgatgtgtgagtgaaacagtgcagaggtgtagagacctggacttggcgacatGCAGGTCTTGCCTGGCAAttagtgctgcattctgctgcaggagaaccagaacatgcttctcccccccccccacacacacaggggcacacatacaggtgcgcacatatacacagatgcacattctgtttaatttcttcacatctgcagactagagtaagctgagggtatagtgttaaaccaggtactacataaacagtatatagtatatatacagaggtctctcttctctccaaagtagcggagagataagaaaggataaaaggggaaaagaacaaaatgcgcgtcggttttaaattcgcaggctggCGTGGAAAatgagcacgtgacggaaaggcttctgTACCCGAATGGGTCCAGCTCTCGTGCCCAGTCGGTAGCTCGAAGGCCGTGCACATCCGATGCCGCGCGGCCCCTGGGGCTCATGTTTTCAAGGGTCGAAGTGCGCACGTGCTGATGACCGGCGACCTAGCTCCGTGCCCGGGCACAATTCGGGCCCTTTGAGCCCCTTCAAGTGAATGGatagatagaaaaaaaacatacttccaggcccaccgtgtcacatcaaccatgcagggcaaagtggcACTTTGTCCCTGGGCACACCttcttgtgatttgagcctttaaataatacagcatGCAGACTTCCAATgctctctaaatcacatgcccagcaaagtagccttaaacctggacacatcatactacaaccagacttccaagcccaagaggtcacacagtcattcCCAGCAAAGtcgctctgggcctgggcacacttcatgcagtttgaccctttaaataacactacaaccagacttccaggcacaagaggtcacacagtcatgcccagcaaagtagctcttggcctgggcacacttcacgcagtttgaccctttgaccatttttggcagatttcaccacgttattacgaacgtggatacgttatcttataattataagcagtgtgagatgtgaagctaagtgaagcacatgtgcagaatttctaacaatagcctgttttgtatagcctggctaactgaccaatcggtgaaattaaatgtggttgctgagcctgttgcagctgggtcaatttaacttgatttcattgtgtttaattttaaactcagctgcgtgctATGAGACACAatttaatctgagcattttttgttttaatgctgacttaacctagccatgttttacagttatcttgaaataattgaggttcatcgctagagggtgctgttcatcttttttttttatttgatatatttttaaaaatcaaatatcaagtttgatcattcatgaccaagggagtttctatgagggtgtaaacaacaaatgcatgtgaactaaatactacagtggtatataattaaataatttgagcAACTTTGTGTCATGTCATTTAAGgtttaactcaagccgtttgtgttaccggactctttcatcacttaacattagtaactgttttagttgccttgtttatccaataacattcattaatcaatcaatcgtttaacccaagcaattttcgttacttccgcctctcgaggcaaaatgtcaatcagaacgttgcgcccgcaaacttcaaataaacgtGCTGATGGGCATGATGGCCCTCTTCACTGTCTCCACCTTTGAGGGTTGGCCCACGTAAGTCTCCGCAATGATGTGATCCCATGTCAAAGGGCAAAGGTCATTTTTAGATTATTCTTTCATTATAGTCCTTATTTCTAATCGGTAATCagcaaaaattatttacaaCTATATACTTGTCATAATCATCTCTGCAATTGAATTTTTAAGACTGTCAGCAAGGTGATATTATTGCAAGTTTATAAACTTGGAGATCTACTAGACATTAGGCACAGCAATCAGATAATCTTACTCATAGAAATTCTTTATATAGCCTCTGCCTCTCTTAATTCCTTTTCCACAGAGCTCTGAAGACAGTTCTCGGGTGTCTATCgcttttttctgtctgtttcgtGTGATGAGATCGGTTAAGATGCTCAGCAAGGGGGAAGGCATCCGCACACACCTCTGGACCTTTGTGAAATCTCTTCAGGTCAATGGtcactacaacaacaacaaaaaaaaacaaacaaaccacactttcttctctctatctgaacacacaaaaactgagaattcaaatgagatttttttcttctgtttgtccCAAAGGCCCTCCCTTATGTAGCGCTGCTCATCTCCATGATCTTCTTCATCGATGCTGTGATTGGCATGCAGGTTGGTGGGGGAGGGAATACGGATTCTGATGAGTGTGAACATACAAATACACGTCATTTGAAGAGCACCGAACATGAACCCACTGCTCTGCAGGCGTCTCAGGGACATGGTGCTTGCCTGACTGTCCTTCTCCCTAGCAGACATTGGGGAAGATCGCCATGCAGGACCACACATCAATCTACTGCAACAACAACTTCCAGACGATTTTCCAAGCAGTGCTGCTGCTCTTTAGGTGAGCGGGAGCAGAGGAGCCAGCAGGAGGCACAGCAGGGGAGTCATTGTGGACCTCACAGCCCGCGGGAGCGTAGACGAAACTGCACTCACGTTGGATGAGTCTCAtccccacctgtgtgtgtgtgtgtgcgtgtttgtgtgtgcgtgcgtacataGGTGTGCCACAGGGGAGCCTTGGCAGGAGATTATGCTGGCCAGATTGCCAGGGAAACGCTGTGATCCAGAGTCAGACTACGAGCCCGGCGAGGAATTCACCTGCGGCAGCAACTTTGCCATCATCTATTTCAGCAGCTTCTTCATGCTCTGTGCTTTCTTGGTAATGGGCAATTCTTTTACTTTCATGTGAATTTAATTCAGATGTAAGCCATTCCTCTTTATTTGATGTGTCCATTTATCACCTTTCCCAGATTATCCATCTCATTGTTGCTGTCGTCGTGGACAATTTTGACTACTTGACACATGGTTGGTCAATTCTGGGATCGCATCACTTGGATGAGTTCAAAAGGATCTGGTCAGAGTATGATCCCGAAGCCATGTAAAGCCCACCTCCATAATTAAGCCCCACCTCCATGAGTAAGCTCCACCTCCGTAAAGAAGACCCACCTCCATAAGTAAGCTCCACCTCCATATGTAAGCCCCATCTCCATAAGTAAGCTCCACCTCTATGTCTCGCTTTGCCGTCTCTCTTCATTGTCCTCTTTTCTCACTCCAGCATTCTTCACAGGGTTTCATAAAGCACTTGGACGTGGTGGCCCTGCTTAGGAGTATCCAGCCTCCTCTGGGCTTTGGGAAGCTCTGTCCCCACCATGTGGCCTGCAAGGTACTGCACACGCTCATgcactcagacagacagacagacacacacacacacacacacacacacacacacacacacacacacacacacacacacacacacacacactaggtgAGCCATTCTTGACCTACTTACCTGCAgcagacaaataaaacacagatgcattcactgctgtctgtggaCTCCTGCCAGCAGCGAGGTACAGTATCTACTCATGCTCACCTGGAGCTTCTGGGCCATCTTTGATTTGCTGATAGTATCATTCTAAGTGTCTTTTTGCTTGgcaaatatttgtgtgtactaTATTAGTGTCATTTATAAGAATGCAGAGGGCAGAAAAAGGCTTCCTCTATGAAACTGTCATGTGCCAGCTATTGTGGTGTTGAAGTTAAAGAGCGCTCTGTTATTTCCATAATTAATTTTGGACCATTTTGTTGCATCAGCAGTAATTATAGTTCAGATACTGTAACGGTAATTCCAGgtttacatttgtaatgtcaGGTTTACATTACAAACGTCGGTATGCATCAGTTTATTTCCAGAGCTTATCACAGAAGAGACCTTCTCTGTTTCAGTGCCATACTTTAGCATTGGTTCCATTTATTTCATATATGCACACTAGGCATGCAGCTATAGGATATTCTAGTAATCGAGTATTCTCCCGATTATGCCATCAACTAACCAAGTAATCGGATAAGAAAtactttgctttattaaagagcaattggaaatatacaaaaagaataagaaaagtctcttaaaacaaacaactcgtcacgatcagtcccttccgtCTTcggtgttccgtgttttccctgtcttgtgtttagttccgttctgttccatagtttcgttttgttcgattgcttacacctgtccttCTTTCTAGTTTTGCGaagttgattgtatttaaaccctgccttgttcccttagattttgctgttcatttgaattattGAATTTTGAATGATCGgtgtatgtgtttagttcaatgaatgtttgcatgtttattcgtATGGTGGGTGTTGGTTTGTGctccgtgtttcctagccctaagttttccctagccttagttatagcctgcttccctgtttgctttcatgcctttgtgtgcttgttttgtttaatcGTGTATCGCCGcgctctctgtgttggctctttgaccctggactgcttaaACGactgattttgtatttgtccctattaaatctcgctatTCTCCGCACacgtgtctgcctccttaccgctcagcGTTAcacaactaaacaaaacagaagactCATTCGAACGCGTTGAATGCCGAATACAAAACAGTTTGCTTTACACccataaaaaatataattcagGTAAAACTAAGTATCTGTGTGAAATCAGAAGTAGTTTATTACTTCCTCAGTGTACAAAAGGTGACAAACTGCATTTGttcaattcattcattcaaaatacAATTTTACGTAATGGAACTTACTCCAGTCCATTAACTATAATACCTActccaaaaatgtcaaattcaatGTCTCTGCCAATAAACCTGATTTAATGTCACATGGTGAACTAGCTGACCTTCATCTCGaactgtggtagctcagtggttaagctacttgacttgtaatcagaaggttgctggttcaagcgcCACcactgctgagctaccactgttggacccctgagcaaggcccttaaccctctgtTTCTCAAGTTATAcccagttgtaattgtaagtcgctttggataaaagcgtcagcctGTGAGGGGGGTGAGATGAGAGGTGGCCCAAAGACCACTGCTGCAGGAAGGACAACCAATCAATATAAAGGACCAAATGTGACAGGCATATGGCCGACACCCACCTGGACATCACGTGGTTGAGCCCAGTCCCTCTGCATTCAGGATGAAGAGCTGTTGGTCCAGCTCCATATCGCCACCTTGTTTCGATACAAGCTGATATAAGAGTATCTGATGGAAATGTCCACTGCTGAGGCTTCAGCGCAGTGCCGAACACGTCCACCTTTCTCACGCTGGAAATCAGAGTGAACAGAGAATCTCATCAGAATCATTTGCATCTATATAGGAACAAAAAATTGTAAACCTCATGATTCCACATTTGATATTCCTACAGTTTATTTCCTGCTTGGAAATGTGCTATATTGTAGTGACAAGGGTTTCTTCAGCAATAATGAGGCACTTCCAAAAGGCTTCCACAACATTCAGTGGAAGGACAGCAGCCTCAAATCAATGATCTATGCGattcagcattttatttatttatgctggCATATATGACCATCAGATTAAAGGCCTattgaaaca
Encoded proteins:
- the LOC113591038 gene encoding voltage-dependent L-type calcium channel subunit alpha-1D-like — its product is MRSVKMLSKGEGIRTHLWTFVKSLQALPYVALLISMIFFIDAVIGMQTLGKIAMQDHTSIYCNNNFQTIFQAVLLLFRCATGEPWQEIMLARLPGKRCDPESDYEPGEEFTCGSNFAIIYFSSFFMLCAFLIIHLIVAVVVDNFDYLTHGWSILGSHHLDEFKRIWSEYDPEAKGFIKHLDVVALLRSIQPPLGFGKLCPHHVACKP